GATTTGAACTGTTGCTCCAGGATTGTTAGGGGTTGCAGCTGTAATTTGGGGTACACTAGTTGTCCCTATTTGTAATTCAATAGTATAGTCTGTTCCAGCACCTGAAAAGTTAGGTACAGACTGACCATCTACCTCTAGTGAGCTAAGTGTAGCATCATCTTGAGGATTTGCAGGAACTTTCCAGAAATATACATTGTCTACATAGATTTCACTTGCAGCAGTACCATCTCCTCCATCATACTTGAATTGCTGGATAATAGTGCCTGATAAACCTGCATTATAAAAATCTGCTAAAGGAATGTCCAGACTTGTCCATTGTCCTGGAGCTGCTGGAATTGACACAGATCTTTCATTTCCAGCGCCTAATCCAATTAAAAAGAAATTTACCGTGGTGTTATTTGTCCAAATATCGATGTGTACAAATTCCATCGCAGCTACATTCTGATTGGATCCAAATTGATTTCCTTGATAATTAAAATTAGGATATGCTAGCGCAAGGTCACCTGAACCTAATACATCATAAGCCGTATTTGCACTGGCAAAACCTGATTGTCCCCAATCAGGATTGTAATTTGATCCAGTCACATCATTATAAGCTCCTGAAAAGATGCTGATCACATCAGCCGCATCTCTAGTAGGAGGTGTCGGAGCAACAGCCGTGGGAACACTTTGAGCGAAGCATAAAGCCGCACACATAAGTGATACATATAAAGTAATTTTTTTCATAATAAAATGTTTTTTTAATTCTTAGGTAAAGATAAAATGCAACTATTACGTTTTCGTTAATCTTAATGAGTAAATGGTCTATACATTCATATAAATTGTTAAATTATAGTTGTAAAAATTTGAATATTAGGGTGATACGTATACATAATTAGGCTCTAGACAACAAATATTCTTGACTTGTATAGGTTATGTTGTGGCGGTAGTTACAGGTTTTGATATGGTTTCTTGATACGGTTTATGTTGATTATTGAACATAGAGTTTACTTAAATCCCAATCGCCGACTAATTTCAGTAAACTTTTTGCAAGTGGTATCTTTGCAAATTCTTAAAAAGCTCTGGAAATTAAATGATTGAAGAAGCAGTAGATACTAAATCAGTTGCATTTTACACTTTGGGTTGTAAGCTCAACTTTAGCGAGACCAGTACGATTGCACGCAGTTTTAAGGCAGAAGGTTTTGAGCGCAAGGAATTTGATGAAAAGGCAGATACCTATGTTATAAATACCTGTAGCGTTACAGAAAATGCTGATAAGCGATTTAAATCAATCGTGAAAAAGGCCTATGCTCAAAATGAAGATGCCTTCATAATCGCTATCGGCTGCTATGCGCAGTTGAAACCAGAAGAATTAGCAGATGTTGAGGGTGTGGATCTGGTTTTAGGAGCGACTGAAAAATTTAATATCACTGATTACCTCAACCAGCTATCAAAAGAAGAACCGGCCGTGATACACTCTTGTGAGATCAATGAAGCCGATTTTTATGTGGGATCCTATTCCATAGGTGACCGTACACGTGCTTTTTTAAAGGTTCAGGACGGTTGCGATTATAAATGTACTTACTGTACAATCCCGCTTGCTCGAGGAATTTCTCGAAGTGATACACTTGAGAATGTTTTGAAAAACGCTGCAGAAATAAGTGCCAAAGACATTAAAGAAATCGTCCTCACTGGAGTTAATATAGGAGATTATGGGAAAGGAGAGTTTGGTAACAAGCGGCACGAGCATACTTTTCTAGATTTGGTAAAAGCGCTGGATTACGTGGATGGAATCGAGCGTTTGCGTATCTCTTCGATTGAGCCGAATCTGTTGAAAAATGAAACCATTGATTTTGTAGCGCAATCGCGCACTTTCGTGCCTCATTTTCACATTCCCTTACAGTCAGGTAGTAACGAACTCCTCGGAAAAATGCGACGTCGTTACAATCGTGAACTTTATGTAGATCGAGTGAAACGTAGCAAAGAAGTCATGCCAGATTGCTGCATAGGAGTAGACGTAATCGTAGGGTTTCCTGGTGAAACAGATGATCACTTTCTCGACACCTTCAACTTTTTGAAAGACCTGGATATTTCATATTTGCACGTTTTTACCTATAGTGAAAGAGATAATACCCTCGCCGCAGACATGGAAGGTGTTGTTCCTATGAATGTGAGGAAAAAAAGATCTAAAATGCTCAGAGGACTTTCCGTAAAAAAGCGACGCAGTTTCTATGAATCTCAACTGGGTAAAACAAAAACTGTTTTATGGGAAGCTGAGAATAAAGAAGGATTCATACAAGGTTTCACAGAGAACTACGTCAAGGTGAAAACCTACTGGAACCCAAATCTCGTAAATACCTTGCAGCCTGTTACGCTCGACCAAATCGATGAAGACGGTATCGTGCGCATTTCCTGAAAATAATCGCGCTCTTTGTTGAAATTTTTTGATCTTGCGCACGTTTGTTTAAAAAGCATCAAGAATCTCCCTTTGAAAAAAATATTGCTGGTTATTTTTTTAGTTGTTTCCGCTTTCGCGAAAGCGCAAATAGGAGGAAGATCTACCTACCAATTTCTTAATTTGGTCAACGGTGCCAAACAAGGAGCACTGGGCGGCCGTGTCCTAACCTCTGTGGACTATGATCCTACATCAGGAATCTACAATCCCGCAACCATCAATCGTAAGATGGATAACCAGCTGCAAGTGAATTACGTGAATTACTTAGCTGATGTGAATTACGGTACGGCAAGCTACGCGTATACTTGGGACCAGCATGTACAGACTTTTCACGCTGGCGTTGTATATCTTAACTACGGGAGTTTTGATGGATACAATGAGCTGGGTGAATCTACGGGAGAGTTCGGTGGAAATGAAGTGGCTGTAAGTTTTGGGTATAGTTACAACATTCCCTGGACCGATTTTTATGTGGGGGCCAACTTAAAGTTGATCAGTTCTCAGCTGGAACAATACAGTTCTTTAGGTGGAGCGGTAGACTTGGGATTATTGTATTATAATGAAGACAAGTGGATACGTGCGGCGGTGGTTGTACGTAATATTGGAACTCAATTTACACCTTATAACGAGATCTACGAGCCCTTGCCACTAGAAGTTTCCGCTGGTTTTTCAAATACCATGCGTAATCTACCTGTACGATTGCATGTAACATTGGAAAATTTGCAGCAATGGAACCTCGCATTCTCAAACGATGCAAATGCCGAGCGTGATCTCGATGGAAATGTTATTGAAGATGAGCCCGGTTTTTTCAATAATGCATTACGACACACCGTAGTAGGAGTGGAGATATTCCCAGAAAGTGCCTTTGAGGTGCGATTGGGTTACAGTTTTAGAAGAGCAGAAGAACTACGCATTGCAGATACTCGCGCCTTTTCTGGTTTGAGTGGAGGTTTCTCCTTAAAAATCAATAAATTACGATTTAGTTACACTCACGCGAGATATACGCTGGCAGCTCATACTAGCATTATTGGGCTCAATATCGATTTACGCTAATGAAAAAAATTACCATCGCCATAGACGGTCATTCCAGTACGGGAAAAAGTACCGCAGCAAAACAATTGGCCAAAAAGCTCAACTATATCTATGTCGATACGGGTGCCATGTACCGAGCCGTGTCTTACTTTGTTCTTCAAAATAGACTTATTGAAAATGGTCAGGTCAAAGAAAATGAATTGACCGACCACTTGGAGGATATCAAAATTCGTTTTGAGAATAATCCCGATTCTAAAAATGCTGATGTCTATCTGAATAATGTAAATATTGAAAAAGAAATCAGGACATTAGAAGTAAGCAATATCGTCAGTAGAGTGGCAGAAATTTCTGCTGTACGCAAAAAACTGGTGCAACAGCAACAGGCTATGGGAGTGGAAAAAGGTATCGTGATGGACGGTCGCGACATAGGTAGCGTGGTTTTTCCAGATGCAGAGCTTAAGGTTTTCATGACTGCAGCACCAGAAGTGCGAGCTACGCGTCGCTATGATGAACTTATTGAGAGAGGTGATGATATCACCTTTGATGAAGTCCTGAAAAATGTTTTGGAACGTGATCGCATTGATTCTTCTCGTGAGGACAGTCCGCTTATTCAAACTGAAGATGCCTTGTTACTAGATACTTCAAAGATGTCACGCGAGGCGCAGTTAGAGCAATTGGAACAATGGGCACGTGAGCGTATTCCAGATGGCAGTGAGCAGTAAGCAGTTGCAGTATGTAGTAACGACTAACGTCAACCTATTTAATAAGACCTGTCACGCTGAGCGTTTCGACTCCGCTCAACGACCACCTGTCAAAGCGGTTAAAAATTTATCGTGTAAGTTCAGTCGCTTAGATTCATATTGCTGAACTTAACCTAACAACTCAGCCATCTGCTCCTGAAGTTCTTTAGCTTTTTCTCGAGCTTTTTCAGCAAAATCTTCTCCGTTTGAAGCATAGATAATCCCACGTGATGAATTGATCAGCAAACCTACCAATTCGTTTTTACCATATTTATAGACCTCTTTCAGACTTCCTCCTTGAGCGCCTACACCGGGAGCGAGTAAGAAAGAATCAGGAACTATTTTTCTCACTTCGGTTAATGAAGAAGCTTTTGTGGCTCCCACTACATACATTAATCGATCACTGTCCTTATAGTCTTGCGTTTTTCTCAAAACATCTTCAAATAAGAGGTTGCCTTGTTGTGATTCAGTCATTTGGAAATCAGCGGCTCCACGGTTTGAGGTTAATGCCAATAGAATCGCATATTTTCCATCAAATTCCAGAAATGGCTCCACGGAATCTCTTCCCATGTAGGGAGCAATCGTCACGCTGTCAAAATTAAGGTCTTCAAAAAAAGCTTTGGCGTATCTGGTGGACGTGTTTCCTATATCGCCACGTTTCGCATCAGCGATAGTAAAATGATTGGGATAGTTTTCGTTTAGGTAATTAATTATTTTCTCCAGCGCTACCCAGCCTTTAACTCCATAGGCTTCAAAAAATGCCGTGTTGGGTTTATAAGCAACACATAAATCGTGAGTGGCGTCTATGATCGCTTTCGCGAAAGCGAAAATAGGATCCTCCTCCTTCAATAAATGCGGCGGTATCTTCTCAAGATCCACATCCAGACCTACACAGAGAAACGACTTTTTTTCAAGGATTTGTTGATGGAGTTGGGTTGTGGTCATTTGATATCTGGTTATTTGATGTCTATGAAATATTCCGACAGCCATTCTCCTAAAATGTCGCCAATATGTTTCAGTCTCGAATGATTTTTAATCATATTAATTTCGTTCAAACGATATATTATACTTGTTTTTGAAACGTTGAAATGGTGTGACAATCTGTTTATTACAAAATTAAAATGCTTAATTGATTTCGGATCATCGTTAAATCTCAAATCTCTTTTATACCCCTCATACCTCCAAGATTTAATAACTAATGAAGATTTAGGAATAAGTAATGAAGCCGAAAAGTAATTTGCCTGCCATTCAATCCAGTTCTTAGCATTCTTCAATTCATACTTTGCAATTTGAAAATTGAATTTAGAATCTGAAAAAGAATTCAATAAATTCTGATTTATACTAAGTTTCTGATGTAATATAAAGTGTCCAAATTCATGGCCAATTACAAAGAGTTCTCTCTTCGTATTTTGTAAATTCTGATTGATTTTGATCAATCTTTCTTCGATATCACAAGTTCCTAGAATGCTATCATCGCGAAATTTCCAGAATTGAGTTTTAATTCCATATTCTTGACTCATGTATTCAACTAATTCTGTTGTGCTAATTCCGTAAGACTTCAAAAGAATATCCTCACTAAATTTGTTTAGTTCTTTTTCTGCAATTTTTTCAATATCCGCTTTAGAAAGCCTGTCTATTCCATAGCTGGCTTTCTCTGAGGATTGGATTAAACATTCAAAAATGGCGGAATCTATTTTCTGAGTTAGCATATCAATATCATCACCTAAAACGAGATTTTTATCATCTATAAGCCAAGGGATGATCGTGGAATTACCGAAATTTCTTTTATAAAGAATTATCTTATAATTCAGTTCCGAACTTCCCTCAATAACCATCATATTCATGCTGCTAGCATAATCCATGGCCCCTTTAGACAAAGGAGAGTTTGAAACAAAAATAGCTTTAGCATTTAGCCTAGTCGACTCACAAATATCTGCATAAAATTTTTTGACAGCTGATATCGGAATTCGTGACTTATAATTCTTACATTCTATAAAATAAATTAACGAACATCTGTTCGCGCCCGGAGGCCAAATTTCAATCGTTAAGTCGAACTCAATCTCACCATCTGGTCTATTGATTGATGGATATTTTTTTTTGGTGAACACTCTAGCGAACTCTTCGTTAATTCCGAGGAGAGATTTTCCAAGCACATTTCTTATAATTTTTAGAGTACTGTGCTCTAGAGAATCGCCTTTTTCGACAGTGTTCATTTGATCAAAAATAGGTGATTATTTAAGTCTTACAAATCCTCCTCCGTCATTTTCAACTTCTCCGTATTGTCTACCAGCTGTAACTCATCAATAATTTTCTGGATGTCACCGTTGATGATATTATCCAGATCGTAAAGCGTTAAGTTGATTCTATGGTCTGTTACACGTCCCTGTGGATAATTATACGTACGGATTTTTGCGCTACGGTCCCCAGAGCTCACCATATTCTTACGTTTTTCAGAATCGGCTTCAAGTTTCTTTTGAAGCTCCAGTTCGTAGAGTCTGGAACGCAAAACCTTAAGTGCTTTTTCAAGATTCTTGTGAGAGGATTTTTGATCCTGACAGCTCACGATCATTCCGGTAGGTTCATGGTGTAATTTAATCGCCGAGTAAGTCGTGTTTACTGACTGCCCACCAGGTCCGGTAGAGGTGGTGCGCTCTATGCGTACCTCTGTCATATCCAGCTCCACGTCAAATTCCTCAGCTTCGGGCAAAACCATTACCGTTGCGGCACTCGTGTGGACACGACCTTGAGTTTCTGTTTGTGGGACACGCTGTACGCGGTGCACACCGGCCTCAAACTTTAAGGTCCCATATACATCCTCACCATTCACTTCAAGAATAATTTCCTTGTAACCACCGCTGGTTCCTTCACTTGTATCGACAACGCTGGTAGACCAGCCTTTGCTAGAGCAATACTTTTCATACATCCTGAAAAGATCACCCGCAAAAATACTTGCCTCATCACCACCAGCACCAGCACGTATTTCCATAACGGCATTTTTAGCATCTTCTGGATCCTTAGGAACCAGCATCATGCGTATTTCTTCTTCAAGAGCTGGAATTGCTTCCTTAGCCTCGTCGTATTGCATTTGAGCCATTTCAGTCATGTCCGGATCGCTACCGTCTGCAATAATTTCTTTTGCCTCTTCAAGATTTGCGGTAAGCGTGACATACTCGTCACGTTTATCCATTAATTTTTTAAGGTCTTTATATTCTTTGGTAAGTTGCACATACCTTTTCTGATCAGCGATGATATCAGGCTGTATGATCAAATCGTTAACTTCGTCAAAACGATTTTTTACAATATTCAATTTATCAATCATGGAATTTTATTCTTTGCCGGGAGGGCATAGGCTCTAAATAATAGTGCTCTTTTGCTCGTGCCGCTCGTATCGCGAAAATACGGATTTTGAGGTGATTTAGATATACCTAAGGCAGTCTCCGTTACCATCTCAACGGGCTTAAGCCCGTTGAGATTACCTTACTAATAATGGAAACGGCACCATACTTGATGCCAATCTGAAAATTTCATCATGACCAAAAACTATTTTTTACTCGTTTTAATACTCATTTCTCAAACCATGCTCGCTCAGAATATTGAAATCGGAGCTGGAGCTGGGTCAGGGGCTTTTTACCTCATAGAAGAAATAGACGATAATTCACGAGCTATTTATGAGGGACCTGCCTCTCTTTATATGGATTTCAAATACAATTTCAATGGAGTAGAAGGCGTGAAACTACGCATGCTTCATACAAGTGTTATGGTTGAGGGGCAAGATTATCAGTCTGGTCTTTCACTTAATGGTACTGTGGATGCATTCAGCTTCTTACTTTTATACGAGCGTTTGAGGGCAGATAAAAAATTTAACGTGGGATATAATTTTGGTTTGGGACACACCATTCAAAACTTCAATCGGAATACGAGATCTGGTGCAAATGATGTTCAGGATCGATTCATGAGCTTGAATTTTACCGGGATAGCCTCACTTCAACTTAGCGATCGACTAAGATTGAAAGGCGAAGCGGGCTTTCTCTGGACAGATCCCATCAATTCGCTACGTGGATCGGACTACTGGCAAACTGCTGGTGAGGACTTAAGTTTTCTTGTACAATTAGGATTAAGTTACTCGTTTCTAAAAGATGAGCAATAAGAAACTCGATTTCGGAGGTGGTTGTCACTGGTGTACTGAAGCTGTTTTCCAGGCATTGCCCTACGTTGATAAAGTAGAACAGGGCTATATAAAAAGTAGCCCTCCCTTCGATAGTTGGAGCGAAGCGGTCATCGTACACTTTTCAGATCACGGTAGAATTCCAGAGCTCATGGACATCCATCTGGCTACGCACAAAAGTACTTCTGAGCACTCACGCAGGGCAGAGTATCGCAGCGCTGTTTATTATTTTGATAACGGGTTGAAAAAAGAACTTGAGAGTGTAATAATCCCGCTTTCGCGCTGCGCCGATGGCAAGCCTTGCCAACTTCGCCGAAGTGGCTACGAAGGCTGCATGGCGACCGAGGGAAAGCGGAACAAAAATTACATCACAAAAATTTTACCTTTTAAGGATTTCAAACCATCCCGAGAGTCGATCCAGAATTATTATCAAACAAGACCAGACGCCCCATTTTGCACCAGATACATCGAGCCAAAGCTTAGTATCGTGCGAGAAATTTTAAGTTCTAGTGATAAGTAAACGTACCGAATTCAGATTTGATCGTCAGTTTCTTCTCATCGCTCTCTTCAACGCGACCAATTATTTTTGCATCGACATTAAAGGATTTTGAAATTTCAATAATCGCCTCAGCCGCTTGAGGTTCCACATAGAGTTCCATACGATGACCCATGTTGAACACCTGATACATTTCCTTCCAATCGGTTCCTGATTCCTCCTGAATCATTTGGAAAAGTGGTGGTAGCTCAAATAAGTTGTCTTTAATCACATGGACGTTATCAACAAAATGCAGCACTTTAGTCTGCGCTCCTCCCGAGCAGTGCACCATTCCACAAATCTGGTCGCGGCTCACTTCATTCAGTAGTTTCTTAATCACGGGTGCGTAGGTACGAGTAGGGGAGAGTACAAGCTTTCCAGCGTCTAGCGGGCTGCCTTCAACAGGATCCGTCAAGTTCTTGGAGCCAGAATAGGTAAGTTCTGAGGGTACTGCTGGATCAAAAGTCTGCGGGTAAGCTGCTCCTACTGTTTTGCCAAAAACATCGTGGCGCGCACTGGTAAGACCGTTTGATCCCATTCCACCATTATATTCAGATTCATAAGTGGCTTGACCATGACTGGCTAATCCCACAATCACATTCCCAGGCTTAATATGGGCGTTATCAATGACGTCATCGCGTTTCATGCGCGCAGTCACGGTTGAATCTACAATGATAGTGCGTACTAAGTCACCCACATCGGCAGTTTCACCTCCCGTAGAAATAATCTCAACACCGTGTTTTTTAAGATCTGCGATCAATTCTTCAGTGCCATTAATAATAGCGCTGATTACCTCGCCAGGTATCAGATTTTTGTTCCGACCTATAGTGCTGGAAAGAAGAATATTTTCAGTTGCTCCCACGCATAAAAGGTCGTCAATATTCATAATTAGAGCATCTTGAGCGATCCCTTTCCAAACGGATAAATCTCCAGTTTCTTTCCAATAAGCGTATGCTAGACTAGACTTAGTCCCTGCACCGTCTGCATGCATGATCAAACAGTGCTGCTCTGAGCCTGTGAGGTGGTCTGGAACAATCTTGCAGAAAGCCTTGGGAAATAGTCCCTTGTCTACATTTTTAATAGCATTGTGAACATCTTCCTTTCCTGCGCTAACACCTCGTTGCGCATAACGTTTTGAAACTTCTTGACCCATGGGACAAAGTTAGGAAAGGAGATATTATTTCTTGAAGAACTTTTAAATAGGATTTATAGCAGAACCACATTTTTGATATTCTCGCTTTCGCGAAAGCGTGAACAAAAAAAGCCCTCGATTTCTCGAAGGCTTCATGACTGATTTTCTAAAAGTCTATCTCGTAAATAGTAATTCTCTATACTTAGTGAGTGGCCAGATCTCGTCATCTACCAGTAGTTCCAGTTTGTCACAGTGGTATCTGATCTCATCAAAAAATGGCTTTACCTCGTCGCAATAAATGTCTGCACACTTTACAGCATCATCGCTATTGTTTGCCTTTTTACGGGCTTCAATCATATCGGTAATTCCCTTATTGATCTTCTCAATATGCTCAGAGATCTCTTCGATGATGGTCATTTGTTCTTTGGCAACTTTCTTGAAATCCTTACCGTAGATATCTTTAAGACCTCTCACATTTTTGATGAGTGTATTTTGATATTTGATCGCTGTTGGGATTACATGATTGCGAGCTATATCTCCTAAAAGACGACCCTCAATTTGGATGCGCATGGCATATTCTTCCACTTCAATCTCATAACGCGCTTCAGACTCAACGCGGCTCATGATATTGAGCTCTTCAAATAATTTCAAGCTCTTCTCAGAGACTTTAGCTTTTAAGGCAGTTGGTGTGGTTTTGTTATTGCTTAGGCCACGTTTTTTAGCTTCTTTTTCCCAAGCTTCTCCATAACCATCGCCTTCAAAGCGTATTTTCTTACTTTCCTTAATGTATTCTCTCAATACATTAAAGATCGCTTCATCTTTCTTGAGTTTTTTACCTTTAATAAGGGCATCGACTTCTTCTTTGAATTCGTTCAATTGTTTTGCAACGATAGCATTAAGCACGGTCATCGGGTTAGCACAGTTTGCAGTGGAACCTACGGCACGTAGCTCAAATTTGTTACCTGTAAAGGCAAATGGCGAAGTTCTATTACGATCTGTATTGTCAAGAATTACCTCTGGAATCTTACCTACTACGTTAAGCTTGAGATCTGTTTTTTCTTGAGGTGATAGTTTGCCGTCAGTCACTTTTTCCAGCTCATCAAGAACAGCGGTCAACTGTGAACCGATAAATACAGAGATAATTGCTGGTGGCGCTTCATTTGCCCCTAGACGGTGGTCGTTTGAAGCACTTGCAATTGTCGCTCTGATCAGTTCCTCGTTGTCATAAACCGCTTTAATCGTATTTACAAAAAAGGTCAAGAACTGAAGGTTCTTCATAGGCGTGCTGCCTGGAGAAAGGAGGTTAGTTCCCGTGTTAGTCGCAAGGGACCAGTTGTTGTGCTTACCAGAACCATTTACCCCAGCAAACGGCTTCTCGTGAAACAATACCCTAAAATTATGTCTAGAAGCCACTTTCCGCATCACATCCATAAGTAGAGAATTGTGATCTACCGCTAGGTTTGCTTCTTCAAAAATAGGGGCAAGCTCAAATTGATTTGGTGCAACCTCGTTGTGACGTGTTTTCACCGGTATACCTAAAAGCATACATTCTGTTTCCATATCGCGCATAAAATTCATCACACGAGAAGGAATAGATCCAAAGTAATGATCGTCTAGCTGCTGTCCTTTTGCTGATGCATGTCCTAATAATGTACGACCTGCAAGTTGAATATCTGGTCGGCTATCGGCTAGGGCTTTATCGATCAAGAAATATTCTTGTTCCCATCCTAAAGTCGCCATCACCTTAGTGACATTCTTATCAAAGTATTTACAAACTGCCGTCGCCGCTTGATCCACGGCCTGAAGACTACGTAATAAAGGCGTTTTGTAATCTAGAGCTTCACCGGTGTAGGCAACAAATACGGTAGGAATACATAAAGTTGTTCCCATTATAAAAGCTGGAGAAGTAGGGTCCCATGCCGTGTAGCCTCTTGCTTCAAAGGTATTTCTGATTCCACCATTAGGGAAAGAAGATGCATCTGGCTCTTGTTGTACTAACTGACCACCACCAAATTTTTCCAATACCTCACCATCCATTTCCTGCTCAAAAAAGGCATCATGCTTTTCTGCAGTTGCACCAGTTAGAGGTTGGAACCAGTGCGTGTAGTGAGTCGCGCCATTTGATATGGCCCACTCTTTCATGCCGGTAGAAATATGGTCTGCAATTCCACGATCAATCTTGGAACCATTTACAATGGCATCGAGAACGCTCTTGTAAGCTTCCTTAGTTAAATATTGACGCATTGCAGCCTTATTGAAAACATGCTTGCCGAAGATTTCTGATCTTCTCTGAGGTTCTTCTACTTCAACAGGTTGACGGTTAAATGTTTGCTTTAAAGCTTGAAATCTTAGCGTGGACATAATTTTTTATATGATTAAACGCGGCAAAAATAAAGTATTTTTACATACCCCTAAAAAATTTAGGGTGTCAGTGTGATAAAATTAACTATTTGGTAATTTAACCCTTTCTTTTAAGGGGTTTGAAATATCAAATAGATAAAAAGTGCGTAGGCGCCTAACATAAGTAGTCCTTTGTAACTATTGATGGTATATTGTTTTGAAATAAAAGCAAGAGGTAATAAACAAAAAGCAAATCCCAGCATCCAGAAAATATCGTTTTCTAACAGTCCCAAATTACTCTCGTCGAGAATAATGGGTTCTATCAGTGAAGTGATTCCCAAGACTGATCCTATATTAAAGATGTTAGAACCGATCAAGTTCCCGAGGCTTATAGCCTTTTCCTTTTTAACGGCAGCAATAATTGATGCCGCCAGCTCAGGTACTGAAGTTCCTATGGCGACCATACTCACGGCAATAACACTTTCAGGGATTTCAAGATAAGTAGCAATCGTTGTTGCGCCATCAACCAGAAGTTCTGAGCCACCCCAGAGTAAACCTCCACCAGCGATCATGAAAAAAATAATTTTCCCCCACGACTGAGAAGCAATCTCTTCATCTGGTAGAATCATGGGAGGTTTCTTTTTGGCCTTTCTGATAAGAAAAAAGACAAATAAAACCAGTAGGCCTACCAGTATCAATCCTTCCAGTCTGGTAAGGTTTTGATCCCAGCTTATCAACAAATAGAGTAGTATACTAAAACCCATCATCCAGGGCCAGTTGAATTTAAAAAAGTCCCTATCAATTTCTAAAGATGATATGATTGC
This genomic interval from Nonlabens spongiae contains the following:
- the mtaB gene encoding tRNA (N(6)-L-threonylcarbamoyladenosine(37)-C(2))-methylthiotransferase MtaB, with protein sequence MIEEAVDTKSVAFYTLGCKLNFSETSTIARSFKAEGFERKEFDEKADTYVINTCSVTENADKRFKSIVKKAYAQNEDAFIIAIGCYAQLKPEELADVEGVDLVLGATEKFNITDYLNQLSKEEPAVIHSCEINEADFYVGSYSIGDRTRAFLKVQDGCDYKCTYCTIPLARGISRSDTLENVLKNAAEISAKDIKEIVLTGVNIGDYGKGEFGNKRHEHTFLDLVKALDYVDGIERLRISSIEPNLLKNETIDFVAQSRTFVPHFHIPLQSGSNELLGKMRRRYNRELYVDRVKRSKEVMPDCCIGVDVIVGFPGETDDHFLDTFNFLKDLDISYLHVFTYSERDNTLAADMEGVVPMNVRKKRSKMLRGLSVKKRRSFYESQLGKTKTVLWEAENKEGFIQGFTENYVKVKTYWNPNLVNTLQPVTLDQIDEDGIVRIS
- the porQ gene encoding type IX secretion system protein PorQ, which translates into the protein MKKILLVIFLVVSAFAKAQIGGRSTYQFLNLVNGAKQGALGGRVLTSVDYDPTSGIYNPATINRKMDNQLQVNYVNYLADVNYGTASYAYTWDQHVQTFHAGVVYLNYGSFDGYNELGESTGEFGGNEVAVSFGYSYNIPWTDFYVGANLKLISSQLEQYSSLGGAVDLGLLYYNEDKWIRAAVVVRNIGTQFTPYNEIYEPLPLEVSAGFSNTMRNLPVRLHVTLENLQQWNLAFSNDANAERDLDGNVIEDEPGFFNNALRHTVVGVEIFPESAFEVRLGYSFRRAEELRIADTRAFSGLSGGFSLKINKLRFSYTHARYTLAAHTSIIGLNIDLR
- the cmk gene encoding (d)CMP kinase, with the protein product MKKITIAIDGHSSTGKSTAAKQLAKKLNYIYVDTGAMYRAVSYFVLQNRLIENGQVKENELTDHLEDIKIRFENNPDSKNADVYLNNVNIEKEIRTLEVSNIVSRVAEISAVRKKLVQQQQAMGVEKGIVMDGRDIGSVVFPDAELKVFMTAAPEVRATRRYDELIERGDDITFDEVLKNVLERDRIDSSREDSPLIQTEDALLLDTSKMSREAQLEQLEQWARERIPDGSEQ
- the pyrF gene encoding orotidine-5'-phosphate decarboxylase encodes the protein MTTTQLHQQILEKKSFLCVGLDVDLEKIPPHLLKEEDPIFAFAKAIIDATHDLCVAYKPNTAFFEAYGVKGWVALEKIINYLNENYPNHFTIADAKRGDIGNTSTRYAKAFFEDLNFDSVTIAPYMGRDSVEPFLEFDGKYAILLALTSNRGAADFQMTESQQGNLLFEDVLRKTQDYKDSDRLMYVVGATKASSLTEVRKIVPDSFLLAPGVGAQGGSLKEVYKYGKNELVGLLINSSRGIIYASNGEDFAEKAREKAKELQEQMAELLG
- a CDS encoding ImmA/IrrE family metallo-endopeptidase → MNTVEKGDSLEHSTLKIIRNVLGKSLLGINEEFARVFTKKKYPSINRPDGEIEFDLTIEIWPPGANRCSLIYFIECKNYKSRIPISAVKKFYADICESTRLNAKAIFVSNSPLSKGAMDYASSMNMMVIEGSSELNYKIILYKRNFGNSTIIPWLIDDKNLVLGDDIDMLTQKIDSAIFECLIQSSEKASYGIDRLSKADIEKIAEKELNKFSEDILLKSYGISTTELVEYMSQEYGIKTQFWKFRDDSILGTCDIEERLIKINQNLQNTKRELFVIGHEFGHFILHQKLSINQNLLNSFSDSKFNFQIAKYELKNAKNWIEWQANYFSASLLIPKSSLVIKSWRYEGYKRDLRFNDDPKSIKHFNFVINRLSHHFNVSKTSIIYRLNEINMIKNHSRLKHIGDILGEWLSEYFIDIK
- the prfA gene encoding peptide chain release factor 1, with the translated sequence MIDKLNIVKNRFDEVNDLIIQPDIIADQKRYVQLTKEYKDLKKLMDKRDEYVTLTANLEEAKEIIADGSDPDMTEMAQMQYDEAKEAIPALEEEIRMMLVPKDPEDAKNAVMEIRAGAGGDEASIFAGDLFRMYEKYCSSKGWSTSVVDTSEGTSGGYKEIILEVNGEDVYGTLKFEAGVHRVQRVPQTETQGRVHTSAATVMVLPEAEEFDVELDMTEVRIERTTSTGPGGQSVNTTYSAIKLHHEPTGMIVSCQDQKSSHKNLEKALKVLRSRLYELELQKKLEADSEKRKNMVSSGDRSAKIRTYNYPQGRVTDHRINLTLYDLDNIINGDIQKIIDELQLVDNTEKLKMTEEDL
- a CDS encoding peptide-methionine (S)-S-oxide reductase, whose product is MSNKKLDFGGGCHWCTEAVFQALPYVDKVEQGYIKSSPPFDSWSEAVIVHFSDHGRIPELMDIHLATHKSTSEHSRRAEYRSAVYYFDNGLKKELESVIIPLSRCADGKPCQLRRSGYEGCMATEGKRNKNYITKILPFKDFKPSRESIQNYYQTRPDAPFCTRYIEPKLSIVREILSSSDK